Below is a window of Tolypothrix bouteillei VB521301 DNA.
CCATCAGTTGTTTGGTTTGGGTACTACTCCAACTGAGTTGGTGACGTTGCGCTAATGCAGACACTTGCTCGGATGTAAATTGTGGTAATTTAAGCGGTAAACCTACATTAAACGGAGATTGATTGAGATGAAGTGGAATATAAATTTCTGTAGAATAAGCAAGAACTAAACGAAGTTTTTGCCAAATTTTTATAACCTTAGCTTGCTCGTACCAAGAGCGTAGCAATGATAAAAAATCTTCTGCGATATCGGGGTATTCAAAGAGTATATTGACTTCATTTAATCCTAAAACGAGAGGCGTCTGCATTTGTTTTAAGAGGTGTCCTTGAAAATAAATAGTACAGCTTACTTTACTGCCCATATCTTCATCCCAATAATCATCCAGTTGGGGGTCTAGCATTAATTGTCTGCTAACATTCATGCTAAACCAACGAAAAAATTTATCTGAGTTGGCTAGCACAGATTTATCCGCTTGCTGAAAGTCAATATTGACGGTACGGTATTCCTGCAATTCACTATAAGAAAAAATCTTCAACATTAAAGATGTTTTTCCCATTTTCCAAGGAGCTTTAATACAAATAATACTGCCTGGTTTCGTCACTTCCTCACAAGCAAGTTCCTCAATGGGAGGACGTACCACATAAAACGGAGAGTCCGCACTAACGGGAGCACCTGGAAATTCCAGTAAAGGAGGAGTACTTTGACTGCGGTGTTGTCCGATAAATTGTTGTTGGGTTTTCGTGAGTTGGCGCGACTCAAATAACAACCGTAAGTTATTTTTATTTATCGGTTCTTTCCAGTAATCGCTCAAGACAGACCACAAGTCGGAAGCCGTGCGACCGAGGTATTCTTTGACGTAATTCGTTTCCTCTGCCATGCTGGCATAAGTTTTCCCTTCCCACGAATAACGCAATACCAATTCTTGTAATGGTGTTAAACTGTCGGGAAGACTGACTTTGAGTAGGTCTACGAGTTCATCCACATTCATTTGTGTAGCTCTATTTTTACCTTATTTTGAGAATCGTATTCAATGGGAGTTGTCATGGCTGTTATCACAAAAGTAACTTTTTTTATTTGCGCGAGTCGTTTTCTCCCAAAAGAGGTTAATTTAGGTACTTGACAGAATCACTTTTACGTGAAGCTCCGATTATAATTAAGTTTTAGCAGTTGTGTTAGTTATATTCAAGATAAGAACAATACATTTTTAGTCTAAAAGTATACAATTTTTTTCTTGGATTTGAAAAATTTTGGAAAGAAAAATAACTTTTTTGATACGGAGTAGAACTCGAAAGAGACGTCCAATCTAAAAATCAAGCTACTGTCTTTACTTCCGGTCACTGATATAAAGTCATATGCTGGAGTAGAAACCATAAGTGTTCTTATATGAAAGTAAAGGGAAAATATTAAGCAATAACACTTAAATTTTTTCGAGAAATTTACCCCTTTCATGATGACATCAAGAAGTGGTTGCAAACACCCCGCTAATTTTCTCTATGCTTGAGATGATTTCTGGAAATTACGAACTACCCTTGGTAACGCTGTCATTTGTGATGGCTGCGATCGCTTCCTATACAGCGCTAGAGTTAGCCTGTCGAGTGACTCCTTCTTCACCATCGAAATCTCGATGGATTTGGAGCATTGGTGGTGCTATAGCAATGGGAACGGGTATTTGGTCAATGCATTTCATTGCTATGTTAGCCTTCCACCTACCCCTTCCCATCTCTTATGACATCAAAATGACAATAATATCTTGGATAGATGCGATTATGGCTTCCGAGATAGCAATGCTTTTATTGAGTCAATCGCAACTTAGCCTGCGGATACTGCTTGGCGGTAGTACCGTTATGGGATTAGCCATTGCGTCCATGCACTACTTGGGAATGGTAGGGATGAAAGTTTCAGGAGCAACAATGCATTACAACCCATGGCTTGTTGCTTTATCAGTAGGAATTGCGATCGCTGCGTCAGGTGCTTCACTATGGCTGGCTTTTCGCTTCCGCAACCCAAGCAAAACTGGTTTGAATCGGTTGAAATTCAGTAGTGCGCTGGTTATGGGGATTGCTATTAGCAGTATGCACTACACTGGGATGTGGGCAACTCATTTTATCCAGGTACCGGAATTATTGCTAGCGATCCCCGAGCCATCGTCCAATGTTGGGTTAGCAATTCAAATCGGTATTGGATCTTTTCTGATTCTGATGACTGCTTTACTGACTTCATTCTTTGACAGTCGGTATGCTGCTCAACTCGTTTGGCAAAAAGCTTTACAAGAAAGTGCTGAACGGGAAAAAGCCTTAACGAAAGCCATTCTGAGAATGCGACAAACATTAGATATTCAGTCTATCTTTAACACAACAACATCAGAATTAAGAGAGGTTATAAATTGCGATCGCGTGGTTATATATCGCTTTCATTCTGACTGGAGTGGAGAATTTGTTGCTGAATCTGTTGGTGATGGATGGAGGTCTCTATCAAAGGAACAAATTAACAATTCCAAACTGCAAGATAATGCTCTTTTAGATAAACGTTGTATTCTCAAGAATGTGGTCGGCGAACCAGACAGTTTCTTTGAAAGTTCTTTTGTTATAAAAGACACTTATCTACAACAGACTCAAGGTGGTGGTTTTGAGGGAGGAACGACCTATCGGGTTGTAGATAATATTTATAATGCTGGGTTTAATGATTGTTATATTAATTTTTTAGAACAACTTCAAGCTAAAGCATATATTATTGTACCAATTTTTTCCAATCGGAAACTTTGGGGATTGTTAGCGACTTATCAAAATTTCCAACCGCGTCAGTGGAAAGATGTAGAAATCAATATTGTTGCACAAATTAGCAA
It encodes the following:
- a CDS encoding AAA-like domain-containing protein, which gives rise to MNVDELVDLLKVSLPDSLTPLQELVLRYSWEGKTYASMAEETNYVKEYLGRTASDLWSVLSDYWKEPINKNNLRLLFESRQLTKTQQQFIGQHRSQSTPPLLEFPGAPVSADSPFYVVRPPIEELACEEVTKPGSIICIKAPWKMGKTSLMLKIFSYSELQEYRTVNIDFQQADKSVLANSDKFFRWFSMNVSRQLMLDPQLDDYWDEDMGSKVSCTIYFQGHLLKQMQTPLVLGLNEVNILFEYPDIAEDFLSLLRSWYEQAKVIKIWQKLRLVLAYSTEIYIPLHLNQSPFNVGLPLKLPQFTSEQVSALAQRHQLSWSSTQTKQLMELVGGHPYLLRLAFYYLCRGDLTLKQVLREAPTESGIYSSHLRRLLSVLKFDSVLEQAFQQVIAVEESVKLTSLITYKLDSLGLVNINGDSVTPSCELYRLYFKNQLLQN
- a CDS encoding MHYT domain-containing protein; this translates as MLEMISGNYELPLVTLSFVMAAIASYTALELACRVTPSSPSKSRWIWSIGGAIAMGTGIWSMHFIAMLAFHLPLPISYDIKMTIISWIDAIMASEIAMLLLSQSQLSLRILLGGSTVMGLAIASMHYLGMVGMKVSGATMHYNPWLVALSVGIAIAASGASLWLAFRFRNPSKTGLNRLKFSSALVMGIAISSMHYTGMWATHFIQVPELLLAIPEPSSNVGLAIQIGIGSFLILMTALLTSFFDSRYAAQLVWQKALQESAEREKALTKAILRMRQTLDIQSIFNTTTSELREVINCDRVVIYRFHSDWSGEFVAESVGDGWRSLSKEQINNSKLQDNALLDKRCILKNVVGEPDSFFESSFVIKDTYLQQTQGGGFEGGTTYRVVDNIYNAGFNDCYINFLEQLQAKAYIIVPIFSNRKLWGLLATYQNFQPRQWKDVEINIVAQISNQLGVALEHSELLEQTKNQSIILQQEIQERLQAEALLKQQKQELEKALSNLKQAEAQLIQNEKMVALGQLVAGIAHEINNPIGFIFGNLEYTNQYLQDLLHLIRLYHQEYPHSIYKFNEIFKELDLDLVSQDLESSMISMQRGVQRIWQLVLSLRNFSRLDESKIKPVNIHEGIDSTLLLLQHRLRATTFRPEITVLAKYGQLPFVTCYPSLLNQVFMHLLNNAIDALDERSNKEDFLPKICIYTEITETHTVKIRIVDNGCGISDAVKSRLFDPFFTSKAVGKGMGLGLAISYQIIVQQHQGKLTYYSVPRQRTEFVIEIPLHCAGVNAGTQCLVPVQG